One stretch of Cygnus olor isolate bCygOlo1 chromosome 1, bCygOlo1.pri.v2, whole genome shotgun sequence DNA includes these proteins:
- the LOC121063878 gene encoding cytokine receptor common subunit beta-like — MNMKEIFIILLNLSLVFSDQAINGSVSMKSLSCYNDYSSQVTCKWKEHIEAHALLGMTLYQRDSVQNESKEMLCKRETESALPETSDPYILWVCQKTVGYFGIGIKDIYSFKPNKILETQLNVHLFQNVQPLPPQNLSVRESSGDFLLTWTAAEGSQGLGNALEYEVTYKRVWESWEKAASRLLSNTTRCHLSHLVPGSRYVARVRARAEQARGFSGPFSEWSTDVSWETPEGRERIQPRNLRCLFNGANLLTCSWEVKKVITTSVIFGLFFRATPASAEEECSPVYEKALPHIPYVVQSCAIPVSNISSQSRYHVSVRTKTEEKLIEAYKNIKVLPPANVSVKATENQEYELRWIKHTFQYNFIKQKYQVQYWKHNQYDEAPQILNISNDEPPFIFTLQMLSPSTKYRGKMRARVNSLDYQSSWSEWSEEFSWETENVLSPVLLPVMLPVLIITLLIIASYSYKYFLRQKKLWEEKIPNPSKSLLIQSYLEKVHLGNWLTNSQLDFKYNLPEKMDQPSFLQVVDRQMKTSAESPEGQAGKTEVSPTALDLQNPYHALNVTERAPVVCLSRTAGRSFSVSRRNSADASTASQTAITSFAFNGPYLYSPVTSSQPEMHQPLDVTPNPVGNQEKSVSLQYVTLPNEVCPQAPRRQEQPGAGPQQPFLLPDQKETMQHLNDEKEVSPLPPAGGQGTNVKAEEQKSPKALGCAPSLQQCPSEYIATDSLLLPSASDSTHPPLATAGELPCDSQEPQLPSDRSCHEFAPGKSGVTVPVSGQAPIFFPESHLNAFGDYLVVPSGLHGPSEPTKISLPVLQKGSTLPNELPLSEGNLVVLNPDSTEPVFLCQVGDYCFHSLKSSEKVHMSQEDPQVKKPNEARTAPGKPLSDHESNTGKKEDVSKMQAIQLFKSLKSDDYFSWQQSLRIREIC, encoded by the exons ATGAACATGAAAGAGATTTTCATCATTTTGCTGAATCTGTCTTTGGTCTTCAGTGACCAAGCCATTAATG GTAGTGTCTCAATGAAGAGCTTGAGCTGCTACAATGACTACAGCTCACAGGTGACGTGCAAATGGAAAGAGCATATAGAGGCTCATGCCCTCCTTGGTATGACACTTTACCAAAGGGATAGTGTTCAGAA CGAGAGCAAGGAGATGCTTTGCAAACGTGAGACAGAAAGTGCCTTACCTGAGACTTCAGACCCCTACATCCTCTGGGTTTGTCAGAAAACTGTAGGATATTTTGGAATAGGGATAAAGGATATTTACAGCTTCAAACCTAACAAGATTCTTGAAACACAACTAAACGTTCATCTTTTCCAAAATG TTCAGCCCCTCCCGCCGCAAAACCTCTCAGTCAGAGAGAGTTCAGGAGACTTCTTGCTGACCTggacagcagctgaaggaagccAAGGGCTGGGCAATGCACTGGAGTATGAAGTCACTTACAAGCGGGTGTGGGAGTCCTGGGAG AAGGCTGCATCGCGCTTGCTCTCCAACACCACACGTTGCCACCTCAGCCACCTCGTGCCAGGGAGCCGATACGTTGCCCGTGTGCGAGCCAGAGCGGAGCAGGCCAGAGGCTTCTCTGGGCCGTTCAGCGAGTGGAGCACGGATGTGTCCTGGGAGACCCCTGAAG GCCGGGAACGCATTCAGCCCAGGAACCTTCGCTGCCTCTTCAATGGTGCAAATCTTCTGACGTGCAGCTGGGAAGTGAAGAAGGTGATCACCACCTCTGTCATCTTTGGCTTGTTCTTCAGGGCCACTCCAGCATCCGC GGAAGAGGAGTGCTCTCCCGTGTACGAGAAGGCCTTGCCCCACATCCCCTATGTGGTGCAGAGCTGTGCGATCCCCGTTAGCAACATCAGCAGTCAGAGCCGGTACCACGTGTCTGTCCGGACCAAGACGGAGGAGAAACTGATTGAAGCCTACAAGAACA TTAAGGTCCTACCACCTGCAAATGTGTCTGTGAAAGCGACAGAGAACCAGGAGTATGAACTAAGGTGGATAAAACACACTTTTCAGTACAActtcataaaacagaaataccaaGTCCAGTACTGGAAACACAACCAGTATGATGAG gCCCCGCAGATATTAAATATCAGCAATGATGAACCTCCCTTCATCTTCACCCTGCAGATGCTGTCACCGTCTAcaaaatacaggggaaaaatgcGTGCAAGGGTGAATAGTCTAGACTACCAGAGCAGTTGGAGTGAATGGAGTGAGGAGTTCAGCTGGGAAACTGAGAATG ttCTGTCACCAGTGCTTCTACCAGTGATGCTGCCAGTTCTCATCATCACTTTGCTAATAATTGCTTCTTACAGCTATAAGTATTTCCTCAG gCAGAAGAAACTGTGGGAGGAAAAGATTCCGAACCCCAGCAAGAGTCTGCTGATCCAGAGCTACTTGGAG aaagtgcaTCTAGGAAACTGGCTGACAAACAGCCAGCTGGACTTCAAATACAACCTTCCAGAGAAGATGGATCAGCCTAGCTTTCTTCAAGTTGTGGACAG GCAGATGAAGACTTCGGCAGAGTCCCCTGAAGGGCAGGCTGGAAAGACAGAAGTTTCTCCTACTGCACTGGACCTACAGAATCCATACCATGCTTTAAATGTGACAGAGCGTGCCCCAGTTGTCTGCCTAAGTCGGACTGCTGGTcgttccttttctgtttcaaggAGAAACAGTGCTGATGCAAGTACTGCTTCCCAGACAGCAATCACTTCCTTTGCTTTCAATGGTCCATACTTGTACAGCCCAGTGACGTCCTCCCAGCCTGAGATGCATCAGCCCCTGGATGTGACCCCGAATCCAGTGGGAAACCAAGAGAAATCAGTGTCCCTACAGTATGTGACCCTCCCAAATGAAGTCTGTCCCCAGGCTCCACGAAGACaagagcagccaggagcaggtcCTCAGCAGCCTTTCCTGCTCCCAGATCAGAAGGAAACAATGCAGCACCTCAATGATGAGAAAGAAGTCTCACCACTCCCCCCAGCTGGTGGGCAAGGCACAAATgtgaaagcagaagagcagaaatctCCAAAGGCTCTTGGCTGTGCCCCATCCCTTCAGCAGTGCCCCTCAGAGTATATTGCCACAGACAGCCTGTTACTGCCATCAGCCAGTGACTCCACACATCCGCCACTTGCCACTGCTGGGGAGTTGCCTTGTGACTCACaggagccccagctccccagtgACCGCTCTTGCCATGAGTTTGCTCCTGGGAAATCTGGTGTCACGGTCCCAGTTTCAGGTCAAGCCCCAATCTTTTTTCCTGAATCTCACCTGAATGCATTTGGGGACTACCTTGTTGTCCCTTCAGGTCTCCATGGACCTTCAGAACCCACAAAGATTTCTTTGCCTGTCCTACAGAAAGGAAGCACTCTTCCTAATGAGCTGCCTTTGTCGGAGGGTAATTTGGTGGTGTTAAACCCTGACAGCACTGAGCCAGTTTTCCTTTGCCAGGTTGGTGACTATTGCTTCCACAGCCTGAAGTCCAGTGAGAAAGTGCATATGAGCCAGGAAGACCCCCAAGTCAAGAAACCTAATGAAGCCAGGACAGCACCCGGGAAACCTCTATCTGATCATGAATCCAACACTGGCAAGAAAGAAGATGTGTCAAAAATGCAGGCtattcagcttttcaaaagccTGAAATCAGATGATTACTTCTCCTGGCAGCAATCTCTGAGGATCAGAGAAATCTGTTAA